DNA from Sphingosinicella humi:
CGACATTTCCGTAATTGTCGAAATGTGTATTGACGAGTGCCAACGACTCGAATATTTCCATGTTCATCGAAATGATGGAGTGAGCGATGTCGAGGAGCTTCAGGCAATTTGTCGAGCGCGTGTTGACGATAACCTCCCAGCAGCTTCGGCTGTGCTGCCATCGGGAGGTGGGGAACCTCCCGCTGGAAATGCTCCGCCGCGATGATCCTCGCTGGGGGAGGCTCCGCTGATGGACTCGGCCGCCGTCGTCACCGCCCTGGGCGCGTTGGCGCAGGAGCACCGGCTGGCGGTGTTCCGCCTGCTGGTGCAGGCCGGCGACGAGGGTATGCCGGCCGGCGCGATCGCCGAGGCTTTGGGCGTCCCCAACTCGTCGCTGTCGTTCCACCTCGCCCAGCTCAACCGGGCGGGCCTGATCAAACAGGAGCGGCAGAGCCGGTCGCTCATCTACACCGCCGACTACGCCGCGATGAACGCGCTGCTCGGCTATCTCACCGAGAATTGCTGCGCCGGTGCCGCCTGTGCCCCGGACGCCGCCTGCGGCGCCGAAGCCGCTCCCATCCAGAAAAGGAAATCCGCATGAAGCGTCTGCACGTCCATGTCGGGGTGAACGACCTCGACCAGTCCATCGGCTTCTATTCGACCCTGTTCGGCGCCGAGCCGTCGGTCGTGAAGCCGGATTATGCCAAGTGGATGCTGGAGGATCCGAGGGTCAACTTCGCCATCTCCTCCGGCAATGCGCATAAGGGCATCGAGCACCTCGGCATCCAGGTCGAGAGCCAGGACGAGCTGAAGGACGTCTACGGTCGTCTCAAGGCCGCCGACCGACCGGTGCTCGAAGAGGGCGCCACCACCTGCTGCTATGCCAAATCGGAGAAGAGCTGGATCGCCGACCCGCAGGGCGTCGTCTGGGAGGCCTTCTTCACCAATGGCGATGCGACCGTCTATGGCGACAATGTCGACCTGTCGGCCATCTCCGCCAATGCGGCGGAGGCGACCTGCTGCGCTCCCGCCCTTCCGAAGAGCGACGCCTGCTGCGAGCCGAAGCAGGATCGTCCGGCCGAAGCTTCGTGCTGCGGCTGACGCGGCTCGACGATAGCGATCTGGCGCGGCTCGAGTCCGCGCTGGACGCGGCCGGCCTCCCTTATGATGACGTGCGCGAGGCCGGGCGATTCTTCTATTGGTCGGACGGACCGCACGCCAGCTTCGTCGGCCTGGAGGTCTTCGGCGGCGACGCTCTTTTGCGTTCGCTCGTCGTGCCTTTGGGTGCGCGCGGCAAAGGTCTCGGGAGAAGAGTGGTCGAGACCCTGCTCGTCGAGGCAAGCGAGAGCGGCATCGAGCGGCTCTGGCTTCTGACGACGACCGCCGAAGCCTTCTTCGCCGCGATCGGTTTCGAGCCTGTCGCCCGGCAGGAGGCGCCTCCCGCCATTCGGACAACGCGGGAATTCCGCGACCTGTGCCCGGCATCGGCCACCTTCATGAAACTGGATCTCGCGAGGAACCGTCTGTGAGCGTCACCATCTATCACAACCCGTCCTGCGGCACGTCCCGCAACACGCTGGGGATGATCCGCAGCGCCGGCATCGAGCCCACCGTCATCGAATATCTGAAGGAGCCGCCTACGCGCGCCGAGTTGGTGTCGCTGGTCGAGCGGATGGGCATCAGCCCTCGCGACCTCCTGCGTCAAAAGGGCACGCCCTATGCGGAGCTGAACCTCGGCGACGCCTCGCTCACGGACGACCAGATCATCGACGCGATGATGGAGCACCCGATCCTGATCAACCGCCCGATCGTGGTGGGTCCTAAAGGCGTGAAGCTCTGCCGCCCGTCCGAGGAAGTCCTGTCGGTCCTCGACCGGCCGCTCCAGACCGACTTCGTGAAGGAAGACGGCGAGGTGGTGGTGAATGAAAGCGGCCGCCGCGTCGGCGCCCGCAAGGAATAAGCCATGGCCACCGAAGCTGTCGCGGCCACCCGGCCGGCCATGTCGCCCTTCGAGCGGTATCTGTCGCTCTGGGTGGCGCTGTGCATCGTCGCGGGCATTGCTCTGGGTGCAGCGATACCGGACCTGTTCGCCGTCATCGCCTCCGCCGAAGTCGCACGAGTGAACCTGCCGGTGGCCGTGCTCATCTGGCTAATGATCATCCCCATGCTCCTCAAGATCG
Protein-coding regions in this window:
- a CDS encoding ArsR/SmtB family transcription factor, translated to MDSAAVVTALGALAQEHRLAVFRLLVQAGDEGMPAGAIAEALGVPNSSLSFHLAQLNRAGLIKQERQSRSLIYTADYAAMNALLGYLTENCCAGAACAPDAACGAEAAPIQKRKSA
- the arsN2 gene encoding arsenic resistance N-acetyltransferase ArsN2, yielding MLRLTRLDDSDLARLESALDAAGLPYDDVREAGRFFYWSDGPHASFVGLEVFGGDALLRSLVVPLGARGKGLGRRVVETLLVEASESGIERLWLLTTTAEAFFAAIGFEPVARQEAPPAIRTTREFRDLCPASATFMKLDLARNRL
- a CDS encoding ArsI/CadI family heavy metal resistance metalloenzyme, translating into MKRLHVHVGVNDLDQSIGFYSTLFGAEPSVVKPDYAKWMLEDPRVNFAISSGNAHKGIEHLGIQVESQDELKDVYGRLKAADRPVLEEGATTCCYAKSEKSWIADPQGVVWEAFFTNGDATVYGDNVDLSAISANAAEATCCAPALPKSDACCEPKQDRPAEASCCG
- the arsC gene encoding arsenate reductase (glutaredoxin) (This arsenate reductase requires both glutathione and glutaredoxin to convert arsenate to arsenite, after which the efflux transporter formed by ArsA and ArsB can extrude the arsenite from the cell, providing resistance.), which encodes MSVTIYHNPSCGTSRNTLGMIRSAGIEPTVIEYLKEPPTRAELVSLVERMGISPRDLLRQKGTPYAELNLGDASLTDDQIIDAMMEHPILINRPIVVGPKGVKLCRPSEEVLSVLDRPLQTDFVKEDGEVVVNESGRRVGARKE